Proteins from a single region of Chryseobacterium sp. T16E-39:
- a CDS encoding helix-turn-helix domain-containing protein, whose product MTLSVFYLSSMILYFSNKISVLRLASIPLTKVNSQSEINDSSGKKEKYVELYRQVVLCFENEKPFLSADFSISQLAASLNTNSTYISKTINTFTKMNFNTFVNTYRIQRAKELLDNNELNKYTLVHIYTLSGFKHQSTFNKAFKQIEGIPPTQYLQQTQS is encoded by the coding sequence ATGACCCTTTCTGTGTTCTATCTTTCTTCTATGATTCTGTATTTTAGCAATAAAATTTCTGTTCTACGTCTTGCAAGTATTCCTCTTACTAAAGTAAATAGTCAGAGTGAGATCAATGATTCTTCTGGAAAAAAAGAAAAATATGTAGAGCTCTACCGTCAGGTCGTTTTGTGTTTTGAGAATGAGAAACCCTTTCTATCTGCGGATTTCAGTATTTCACAGCTGGCTGCTTCTCTGAATACTAATTCAACCTATATTTCTAAGACGATTAATACATTCACAAAAATGAATTTTAATACTTTTGTTAACACCTACCGTATTCAAAGAGCTAAAGAATTACTTGATAATAATGAACTCAATAAGTATACTTTAGTTCATATTTATACTTTGTCAGGTTTCAAACATCAGTCTACATTCAATAAGGCTTTTAAGCAGATTGAAGGGATTCCTCCAACTCAATATTTGCAGCAGACTCAATCCTAA
- a CDS encoding peptidase domain-containing ABC transporter gives MLKLSRSMRFYHQLQSSDCAAACLAMILSYHGKICTLEQIKKLFQFTRIGVSIQDLVDVSQKLGINMSPLKISVNEIEEIPLPAILYWKQDHFIVLEKISKKRNETVFNLADPAYGKISLDQETFITEWKGNNEKGIIIHSEPNEEFSEGNEVGKSKNALYNSVFFKEAFNFVKDNKSKYMLSFLLIAISLIANWFIPFIFQKVIDLGIAKKDLNIVYVLLAAQLILFISNFFSDFFSQITLTKINFKLSINLKNKLLKKLMLLPINYFDSNLNTETLQRLGDQNRVQNFLTWKGIEFVLNVCNIIIFGGILFYFSRTIFIIYFILSIVSVIWILFFLKRRATIEYAMFLRQSENNNHIYEFVMNMPEIKINDAQTYSINKILQIQEKLNTLELRSLFLNTYQIIGVSFISKLKEIISVGICALLIIDNKMTLGALLSISYVVGQLAGPVQNLVSFIKDTQDADISNKRIGEIYNTDNEDINKTMSLASKSIENIDLQNISFKYPGNYNPFVLKDVSFKIPKNSITAIVGSSGSGKTTLLKLLLSYYRTSEGQIMLDDHNIKDVYSNEWRTKCGIVLQDGHIFSGTIAENIIFSDEAVDYEKLDMAAKISCIDSFIDSLPMGYNTKIGNVGIQLSGGQKQRILIARAVYKNPQFIFFDEATSALDAENERMIHDNLQSFFVGKTVVVVAHRLSTVKNADQIIVLKNGEIAEIGNHLELVYNKSDYYNLIKNQLELGN, from the coding sequence ATGCTGAAGCTTAGTAGAAGTATGAGATTTTATCATCAGTTACAAAGTTCAGACTGTGCAGCTGCATGTCTGGCGATGATTTTAAGTTATCATGGTAAGATCTGTACTTTAGAACAAATAAAGAAGCTTTTTCAATTTACAAGAATTGGTGTTTCAATACAAGACCTTGTTGATGTTTCACAAAAACTTGGAATTAATATGAGCCCCCTGAAAATATCTGTTAATGAAATTGAGGAAATCCCACTTCCGGCTATTCTTTATTGGAAACAAGATCATTTTATTGTTTTAGAAAAGATTAGTAAAAAAAGGAATGAAACTGTTTTTAATTTGGCTGATCCTGCTTACGGTAAAATTTCTTTGGACCAAGAAACATTTATTACAGAATGGAAAGGAAACAACGAGAAAGGAATTATAATACATTCCGAACCCAATGAAGAATTCAGCGAGGGAAATGAAGTGGGGAAAAGTAAAAATGCTCTTTACAACTCTGTTTTTTTTAAAGAAGCTTTTAATTTTGTGAAAGATAACAAATCGAAGTATATGTTATCTTTCCTTTTAATCGCAATAAGTTTGATTGCAAACTGGTTTATTCCTTTTATTTTTCAGAAAGTGATTGATTTAGGAATTGCAAAAAAGGACTTAAACATTGTATATGTGCTGCTTGCTGCACAATTAATCTTATTTATTTCAAATTTTTTCTCTGATTTTTTTAGCCAGATAACCTTGACGAAAATTAATTTCAAGTTGAGTATCAATTTGAAAAACAAGCTTTTAAAAAAGTTGATGTTACTTCCTATAAATTATTTCGATAGTAATCTTAACACTGAGACACTGCAACGTCTTGGCGATCAAAATAGAGTCCAGAATTTTCTGACCTGGAAGGGAATTGAATTCGTTCTGAATGTGTGCAATATCATAATTTTCGGTGGAATTTTATTCTATTTTAGCCGAACCATTTTTATCATTTACTTTATACTCTCAATAGTGTCTGTAATATGGATATTATTTTTTTTAAAAAGAAGAGCCACCATAGAATATGCCATGTTTTTAAGGCAGTCTGAAAATAATAATCACATCTATGAGTTTGTAATGAATATGCCTGAAATTAAAATAAATGATGCGCAGACTTATAGTATTAATAAGATCTTGCAAATTCAGGAAAAATTAAATACACTCGAGTTAAGATCTTTATTCCTAAATACATATCAGATAATTGGTGTTAGTTTTATATCTAAATTAAAAGAAATAATATCTGTTGGGATATGTGCATTACTGATAATTGATAATAAAATGACTCTTGGTGCTTTGTTAAGTATTTCGTATGTGGTAGGACAGCTGGCAGGTCCAGTACAGAATTTAGTAAGTTTTATAAAAGATACTCAGGATGCTGATATTTCAAACAAAAGGATCGGAGAAATCTATAACACGGATAACGAAGATATCAATAAAACGATGAGCCTGGCATCTAAATCTATAGAAAATATTGACTTACAGAATATTTCTTTTAAATATCCAGGAAATTATAATCCTTTCGTTTTAAAGGATGTTTCATTTAAAATTCCAAAGAATTCAATTACGGCGATAGTAGGCTCTAGTGGAAGCGGTAAGACAACATTGCTTAAATTACTTTTATCTTATTACAGAACATCTGAAGGACAGATAATGTTGGACGATCATAATATTAAAGATGTTTATTCAAATGAATGGCGTACTAAATGTGGAATTGTGTTACAAGATGGGCATATTTTTAGTGGTACAATAGCTGAGAATATTATATTTTCTGATGAAGCTGTCGATTACGAAAAATTAGATATGGCGGCAAAAATTTCTTGTATTGATTCTTTTATTGATTCATTGCCAATGGGATATAATACAAAGATTGGAAATGTAGGAATTCAATTGAGTGGAGGCCAAAAGCAGAGAATTCTTATAGCAAGGGCTGTATATAAAAACCCACAATTTATTTTCTTTGATGAAGCAACATCAGCTCTAGATGCTGAAAATGAAAGAATGATACACGATAATTTACAATCTTTTTTTGTTGGCAAAACGGTGGTCGTTGTTGCACATCGATTGAGTACCGTTAAAAATGCTGATCAGATTATTGTTCTAAAAAATGGAGAAATAGCCGAGATAGGAAATCATTTAGAATTGGTTTATAACAAATCTGATTACTATAATTTAATTAAAAATCAACTCGAATTAGGTAATTAG
- a CDS encoding cbb3-type cytochrome oxidase subunit 3: MIPQNFKDILSNTENAGFYQTLALIFFMLFFVALVIYVFSRPKKYYKEEEEAPLQDDEDDFNLKN; the protein is encoded by the coding sequence ATGATTCCTCAGAACTTTAAAGATATATTATCCAATACAGAAAACGCTGGTTTTTACCAGACGCTGGCTCTGATTTTCTTTATGCTGTTCTTCGTCGCTTTAGTAATATATGTTTTTAGCAGGCCTAAAAAATATTATAAAGAAGAAGAAGAGGCACCTCTGCAGGATGATGAAGATGACTTTAATTTAAAAAATTAA
- a CDS encoding FixH family protein, protein MKNFSWGHGVVIALASFIIFILSMLFLFPNGQKNSEMVTDNYYEEELQYQDVIDAKKRADELQEKPVYTQDTNGIKIVFPKEYNNSNTTVKFVLNRTDDQNLDIKRSEQLDANQSFVIPSKVLKIGGYTLRLMWTKDKVNYRMDYDVIWK, encoded by the coding sequence ATGAAAAACTTTAGTTGGGGACACGGTGTTGTAATTGCGTTAGCATCATTTATTATCTTTATTTTATCAATGTTATTTCTTTTCCCGAATGGACAAAAGAACTCAGAAATGGTAACTGATAATTACTATGAAGAAGAACTACAGTACCAGGATGTAATCGATGCAAAGAAAAGAGCAGATGAATTACAGGAAAAACCTGTTTACACTCAGGATACAAACGGAATAAAAATAGTATTCCCAAAAGAATATAACAATTCTAATACAACTGTGAAGTTTGTTTTAAACAGAACTGATGATCAGAATTTAGATATTAAAAGATCTGAACAGCTGGATGCAAATCAATCATTTGTAATACCCTCCAAAGTATTAAAAATTGGTGGTTATACTTTACGATTGATGTGGACTAAAGATAAGGTCAACTACAGAATGGATTATGACGTGATATGGAAATAG
- a CDS encoding sulfite exporter TauE/SafE family protein, protein MEIALILSAIGLGFASGFHCIGMCGPIALSMGLTKKQATNFYLQNLTYQFGRIFTYSLLGGILGIIGQGFEMAGFQQYLTIAVGILLIVMAVFSFGGKDFASKIPFFSRFLFSVKSNLGRLLQKADYRSRFTTGILNGFLPCGMVYMALTASLASGGIWQGALYMALFGFGTLPFMFAVVLVGNLMNQAFRMKVLKAIPVIMIILGGLFIVRGMELGIPYLSPKAEAMTISKDHNHDAVNCH, encoded by the coding sequence ATGGAAATAGCACTTATTTTATCGGCAATAGGATTAGGCTTCGCTTCCGGCTTTCATTGCATCGGAATGTGTGGTCCTATAGCACTGTCGATGGGATTGACAAAAAAGCAGGCTACTAATTTTTACCTTCAGAATCTTACCTATCAGTTTGGAAGAATATTTACATATTCCCTTCTGGGTGGTATTTTAGGGATTATTGGCCAGGGATTTGAAATGGCTGGATTCCAACAATACTTAACCATTGCCGTTGGAATTCTCTTGATTGTAATGGCCGTTTTTTCTTTCGGAGGAAAAGATTTTGCTTCAAAAATACCTTTCTTTTCAAGATTTTTATTTTCTGTAAAATCGAATTTGGGAAGGCTTCTTCAAAAGGCTGACTACCGTTCAAGATTTACAACAGGTATTCTCAACGGATTTTTACCTTGCGGGATGGTTTATATGGCACTTACAGCGAGTTTAGCAAGCGGAGGGATATGGCAGGGAGCTTTATATATGGCTTTATTTGGATTTGGAACCCTTCCGTTTATGTTTGCTGTTGTTCTTGTCGGAAACCTGATGAATCAGGCTTTCAGAATGAAGGTATTAAAAGCGATTCCGGTTATTATGATCATTTTAGGGGGATTATTCATTGTAAGGGGGATGGAGTTGGGTATTCCCTATCTTTCTCCAAAAGCTGAAGCAATGACTATTTCTAAAGATCATAACCATGACGCCGTAAATTGTCATTGA
- the ccoN gene encoding cytochrome-c oxidase, cbb3-type subunit I — translation METQKFSYDNSIVRAFLYATIVFGLIGFTFGLTAALMLFYPELPEFLFGTDDTTIQSLKSGNIQGLINTHGAFGFGRIRMLHTNTVIFAFVCNIVYTGIYYSLQRLLKTRMYSDTLSWLHFWTWQFMIVATFITFFMGINTSKEYAEHEWPIDILIAFSWIIFGINMFLTIAKRRVRHLYVAIWFYIGTWIAVAMLHIFNNLEVPLSFTGWKSYSAYAGVKDAIVQWWYGHNAVAFVLTTPVLGLMYYFLPKAADRPVFSYKLSIIHFWSLIFVYIWAGPHHLQYTALPAWAQAVGTGFSIMLIAPSWGGMLNGLLTLRGAWDKVRENPILKFFVVAVTCYGMATFEGPLLATKNINKIGHFTDWVIGHVHLGALGWNGFMAFGVIYYLVPILWRTKIWSVKLANWHFWLGTLGIIFYAVPMYISGFTQGLMWKQFNPDGTLLWKNWLDTVTAIIPYFKMRFVGGLFYISGAILMIVNVVATVRKGSFQKEVPAEAPALANITKNRKEGEGTHLWLERTPILLGILSFLTISIGSSVEIIPTLSLKKSVPTISAVKPYSPLELEGRDIYIREGCNACHSQMVRPFRDEIVRFNGKNGQYSKAGEFVYDRPFLWGSKRTGPDLHREGGKNPSSWHYKHMYNPRSTSAGSIMPRYPWLIATNLDRSKMVAKMELMKNTFDVPYTKPQIDSANKWADNQAAKIVKDIFSEANDLKVAYAKKPKGELEKKEVVALISYLQRLGTDIKTTEIKTASNN, via the coding sequence ATGGAGACACAAAAGTTTAGTTATGACAACAGTATTGTTCGGGCATTTCTTTATGCGACCATAGTTTTTGGGCTTATAGGGTTTACGTTCGGGCTTACAGCAGCCTTAATGCTTTTCTATCCCGAATTGCCAGAATTTTTATTTGGTACTGATGACACCACCATTCAGAGTTTAAAGAGTGGTAATATTCAGGGACTAATTAATACCCATGGTGCATTTGGTTTTGGTAGAATCAGAATGTTGCACACCAACACCGTAATCTTTGCATTCGTATGTAATATCGTTTATACCGGTATTTACTACTCTTTACAAAGATTATTAAAGACAAGAATGTACAGTGATACATTATCTTGGTTACATTTCTGGACTTGGCAGTTTATGATTGTTGCTACGTTCATTACGTTCTTTATGGGGATCAATACTTCTAAAGAATACGCTGAGCATGAATGGCCAATCGATATTTTAATTGCTTTCTCGTGGATCATTTTCGGTATCAACATGTTCTTAACTATTGCTAAGAGAAGAGTAAGACACCTTTATGTAGCTATCTGGTTCTATATCGGTACTTGGATCGCAGTAGCAATGCTTCACATTTTTAACAACTTAGAAGTTCCATTATCTTTTACAGGATGGAAATCATATTCAGCATATGCTGGAGTAAAAGATGCTATCGTACAATGGTGGTATGGTCACAATGCAGTAGCATTCGTATTGACAACTCCGGTTTTAGGTTTAATGTATTATTTCTTACCAAAAGCTGCAGACAGACCAGTTTTCTCATATAAACTGTCTATCATTCACTTCTGGTCATTAATTTTCGTATACATCTGGGCTGGTCCTCACCACCTTCAGTATACAGCACTTCCAGCTTGGGCTCAGGCTGTAGGAACAGGTTTCTCTATCATGCTTATCGCACCATCTTGGGGTGGTATGCTTAATGGTCTTCTTACCTTAAGAGGAGCATGGGACAAAGTAAGAGAAAATCCTATTCTTAAATTCTTCGTAGTGGCTGTTACCTGTTATGGTATGGCAACTTTTGAAGGGCCTCTTTTAGCGACAAAAAACATCAACAAAATTGGACACTTTACGGACTGGGTAATTGGTCACGTACATTTAGGTGCACTTGGATGGAATGGTTTCATGGCATTCGGGGTAATCTATTATTTGGTCCCTATCTTGTGGAGAACAAAAATATGGTCTGTAAAATTAGCTAACTGGCATTTCTGGTTAGGAACTTTAGGAATTATTTTCTATGCAGTACCAATGTATATTTCAGGATTTACTCAAGGATTGATGTGGAAACAATTCAACCCGGATGGAACACTATTGTGGAAAAACTGGTTAGATACTGTAACTGCAATTATTCCTTACTTTAAAATGAGATTTGTAGGAGGTCTATTCTATATCTCAGGAGCAATCTTAATGATTGTAAACGTTGTTGCAACGGTAAGAAAAGGATCATTCCAAAAAGAAGTTCCGGCAGAAGCACCTGCTTTAGCTAATATTACTAAAAACAGAAAAGAAGGAGAAGGAACTCACCTTTGGTTGGAAAGAACTCCAATATTATTAGGGATTTTATCTTTCTTAACCATTTCTATTGGTAGTTCAGTTGAGATTATTCCTACTTTATCTCTTAAGAAAAGTGTACCTACCATTTCAGCAGTGAAGCCTTATTCGCCGCTAGAATTAGAAGGTAGAGATATTTATATCCGTGAAGGTTGTAACGCTTGTCACTCTCAGATGGTAAGGCCATTCAGAGATGAGATCGTAAGATTTAACGGTAAAAACGGACAGTATTCAAAAGCGGGAGAGTTCGTATATGACAGACCATTCTTATGGGGATCTAAGAGAACAGGACCGGATTTACATAGAGAAGGAGGTAAAAACCCAAGTTCTTGGCACTATAAGCATATGTATAACCCAAGATCAACTTCAGCAGGTTCTATTATGCCTCGTTACCCTTGGTTAATTGCTACGAATTTGGACAGATCTAAAATGGTTGCTAAAATGGAACTTATGAAAAATACTTTCGATGTTCCTTATACAAAACCTCAGATAGATTCTGCTAATAAGTGGGCAGACAATCAGGCAGCGAAAATTGTAAAAGATATCTTCTCTGAAGCAAATGACTTAAAAGTAGCCTATGCTAAGAAACCTAAAGGTGAATTAGAGAAAAAAGAGGTTGTAGCTCTTATCTCTTACTTACAAAGATTGGGTACTGATATTAAAACAACAGAAATAAAAACAGCAAGTAATAACTAA
- a CDS encoding radical SAM/SPASM domain-containing protein produces the protein MKYSQFNSIVRTNGNQALYNSFTEKVVLLENDLAEILRAAVTEGIDELENVHPDLYHYLIAEEFILDTQVDEIEKVKKIREAVDYNASSYLLTINPTMNCNFKCWYCYETHIKSSKLTRTVLESTKLFITKKIQDEEIKHFNLAFFGGEPLLYFQQVVEPLIDHAVEECRKYNKVFSTSFTTNGFLINDSFINYFVDKNLMPNLQITFDGYRENHDKVRFVSEKRGSYFDIVENIKKLLKHRHFHVRARVNYTDENIHDCSKIADDFQEIIDENRSSQFLFDFHRVWQNGKLDDTDLIVNENVEKIRAKGFKVSTNLPDNLANSCYADKLNSSVINYNGDIFKCTARDFENKNREGYLTQEGEIVWENDSQNKRMFSKFKNKPCLSCRIMPLCNGGCSQQAIEHVDVDYCIYSGVESEKDKVVIKKIEEFLYAEA, from the coding sequence ATGAAATACAGTCAATTTAATAGTATTGTAAGAACTAATGGGAATCAAGCTTTGTATAATTCTTTTACAGAGAAGGTAGTTCTTTTGGAAAATGATTTAGCCGAAATACTTAGAGCTGCAGTTACCGAAGGTATTGATGAATTGGAAAATGTGCACCCTGACTTGTATCATTATCTAATCGCTGAAGAGTTTATTTTAGATACTCAGGTCGATGAAATAGAAAAAGTTAAGAAGATTCGGGAGGCCGTAGATTACAATGCTTCGAGCTATCTTCTGACCATTAACCCAACGATGAACTGTAACTTTAAATGTTGGTACTGCTATGAAACGCACATTAAAAGTTCAAAATTAACCAGAACCGTTTTAGAGTCTACCAAATTGTTTATCACAAAGAAGATCCAGGACGAGGAAATCAAGCATTTTAATCTTGCATTTTTTGGTGGTGAACCTTTATTATATTTTCAGCAGGTTGTTGAACCTCTTATTGATCACGCAGTTGAAGAATGCCGTAAGTACAACAAAGTTTTCAGTACTTCATTTACAACCAATGGTTTTTTGATCAATGATAGCTTTATCAATTATTTTGTTGATAAGAATCTTATGCCCAATTTGCAGATCACCTTTGACGGATATAGAGAGAATCATGATAAAGTACGATTTGTAAGTGAAAAAAGGGGAAGCTATTTTGATATTGTAGAGAACATAAAAAAACTTCTTAAACATAGACATTTCCATGTAAGAGCAAGAGTAAACTATACCGATGAAAATATCCATGATTGTTCTAAAATCGCAGATGATTTTCAGGAAATAATAGATGAAAACAGAAGTTCTCAATTTTTATTTGATTTCCATAGAGTATGGCAAAATGGAAAATTAGATGATACAGATCTTATTGTAAACGAAAATGTTGAAAAAATTCGAGCTAAAGGATTTAAGGTGAGTACTAATCTACCTGATAATTTGGCAAATTCATGTTATGCTGATAAACTGAATAGTTCAGTTATTAATTATAATGGTGATATTTTCAAATGTACAGCAAGAGATTTTGAAAATAAAAACAGGGAAGGGTACTTAACTCAGGAAGGAGAGATTGTTTGGGAAAATGACTCTCAGAATAAAAGAATGTTCTCAAAGTTTAAAAATAAACCATGTCTGAGTTGTAGAATAATGCCATTATGCAATGGTGGATGTTCTCAGCAAGCTATTGAACATGTAGATGTAGACTATTGTATCTATTCTGGTGTTGAATCCGAAAAAGATAAAGTTGTTATTAAAAAAATAGAAGAATTTCTTTATGCTGAAGCTTAG
- the ccoG gene encoding cytochrome c oxidase accessory protein CcoG → MSDIEEIEVRGGQGQVLDPETYRDSIGTMEQSGKRRWVFPRKPKGKYTNYRNIVSYILLLIYFAVPFLKINGNPFLLFNVIDRQFFIFGQPFYPQDFFILTLGAIASLIFIIIFTIAFGRIFCGWICPQTIFMESIFRKIEFIIEGDRNRQMKLDRQPWNTEKIWKRSLKWTVYIIISLIITHFMFMYIVGYQEVFRIVSEGPFAHPTNFIVMILLTAAFYFVFAWFREQVCTLVCPYGRLQGVLIDKDTINVFYDFKRGENRSKWRKGEDRKAAGKGDCIDCHQCVVVCPTGIDIRDGQQLECVNCTACIDACDEVMEKVGLPKGLIRYASENEIENQTEFKFTGRMKGFAVVLVFLVGFLGYLLYNRGEMEAKFIKPAGSTFFVRDGKITNTYNYTFLNKTNDKKIVTIKVMEPAKGEVIYSASSKITVERDKISKGTINISFPEDAMKLSKQNITIGVYDMKGKLVDSYKTYFEGPFKLDF, encoded by the coding sequence ATGTCAGACATAGAAGAAATAGAAGTACGCGGCGGACAGGGACAGGTTCTGGACCCTGAGACTTATAGAGATTCTATAGGGACGATGGAACAATCCGGAAAAAGAAGATGGGTGTTCCCAAGAAAACCTAAAGGTAAATACACCAACTATAGAAATATTGTAAGTTATATTTTACTACTCATATATTTTGCGGTTCCATTTTTAAAGATCAATGGAAACCCCTTTCTTTTGTTTAATGTAATCGATAGACAATTTTTCATATTTGGACAGCCTTTTTATCCTCAAGACTTTTTTATTCTGACTTTAGGAGCTATAGCATCTTTAATATTCATTATTATTTTTACGATTGCATTCGGAAGAATTTTCTGCGGGTGGATATGTCCTCAGACAATTTTTATGGAATCGATATTTCGTAAAATAGAATTTATTATTGAAGGTGACCGAAACAGGCAAATGAAGCTGGACAGACAGCCTTGGAACACTGAAAAAATATGGAAAAGAAGCTTAAAGTGGACCGTTTATATAATCATATCTCTGATCATCACCCACTTTATGTTCATGTACATTGTTGGATATCAGGAAGTATTCAGAATTGTTTCTGAAGGTCCGTTTGCCCATCCCACAAACTTTATAGTAATGATTCTTTTAACCGCTGCATTTTACTTTGTATTTGCATGGTTCAGAGAACAGGTATGTACATTGGTTTGTCCATATGGAAGGCTTCAGGGTGTTTTAATTGATAAAGATACCATCAACGTTTTCTATGACTTTAAACGTGGAGAAAACCGGTCGAAATGGAGAAAAGGTGAAGACAGAAAAGCTGCAGGAAAAGGAGATTGTATAGACTGTCATCAATGTGTTGTCGTTTGTCCTACTGGAATTGACATCAGAGATGGACAACAACTTGAGTGTGTGAATTGTACGGCATGTATTGATGCCTGTGACGAAGTAATGGAAAAAGTGGGTCTTCCAAAAGGATTGATTCGGTATGCCTCTGAGAATGAAATTGAGAATCAAACAGAATTTAAGTTTACCGGAAGAATGAAAGGCTTCGCAGTAGTTCTTGTCTTTCTTGTTGGATTCCTTGGTTACCTTCTTTACAATCGTGGAGAAATGGAAGCTAAATTCATCAAACCTGCAGGAAGTACATTTTTTGTAAGAGATGGTAAAATCACAAACACCTATAATTATACCTTCCTGAACAAGACAAATGATAAGAAAATTGTCACGATCAAGGTAATGGAACCGGCAAAAGGTGAGGTTATCTACAGTGCATCCAGTAAGATCACAGTAGAGCGCGATAAAATATCAAAAGGAACAATTAATATAAGTTTCCCTGAAGATGCAATGAAGCTATCAAAACAAAATATTACGATAGGCGTTTATGATATGAAAGGGAAATTGGTCGACTCTTATAAAACCTACTTCGAGGGACCATTTAAATTAGATTTTTAA
- a CDS encoding cbb3-type cytochrome c oxidase N-terminal domain-containing protein → MKQRTPVVINILIIIGLLIVFYYLFVQSYSFLASPYFWGTVVISAILAYIHSSIGDLIENNKFKKLSPEEKAAYLAEKKIPFLRRMYDSAFKKQSVTEEKDILIDHGFDGIMELDNQLPKWWVGLFYFGTAFCIVYICAYSFTDFAHPLSEYEKEYKEQIASIAEYEKSQPPVTIETAKYSADNIADGKELFKTNCASCHGEDGRGGIGPNLTDNYWINQPEKTLFKNVFHMDWNGSPTNPAMRPFGKNGEVSGAEIEKIAAFVYHINQEQPPITTAQGGAAPQGTEAHWEKE, encoded by the coding sequence ATGAAACAAAGAACACCGGTTGTTATAAACATCTTGATAATAATTGGACTTTTAATAGTTTTTTATTATTTATTTGTACAAAGCTACTCGTTTTTAGCTTCACCATACTTCTGGGGAACTGTTGTGATAAGTGCTATTCTGGCTTATATTCATAGCTCCATTGGAGACTTAATTGAGAATAATAAATTCAAGAAATTATCTCCTGAAGAAAAAGCGGCTTACTTGGCTGAGAAAAAGATTCCTTTCTTAAGAAGAATGTATGACAGTGCATTCAAAAAGCAATCTGTTACAGAAGAGAAAGATATTCTTATTGACCACGGTTTCGATGGTATTATGGAATTAGATAACCAGTTACCAAAATGGTGGGTAGGTTTATTCTATTTTGGGACTGCTTTTTGTATTGTATATATATGCGCATACTCTTTCACAGATTTCGCTCACCCATTAAGCGAATATGAAAAAGAATATAAAGAGCAAATTGCAAGTATTGCAGAGTATGAAAAAAGCCAACCTCCTGTAACAATAGAAACCGCAAAATATTCAGCGGATAATATTGCAGACGGTAAGGAGCTTTTCAAAACCAACTGTGCATCTTGCCATGGTGAAGACGGAAGAGGAGGAATTGGCCCGAACTTAACAGATAACTATTGGATCAACCAGCCTGAGAAAACATTATTTAAAAACGTTTTCCATATGGACTGGAATGGTTCTCCAACGAACCCTGCTATGAGACCATTTGGTAAGAATGGAGAAGTTTCCGGTGCAGAGATTGAAAAAATTGCAGCTTTTGTATATCACATCAATCAGGAACAACCTCCAATTACAACCGCTCAAGGTGGAGCTGCTCCTCAGGGAACAGAAGCTCATTGGGAAAAAGAATAA